A genome region from Gloeocapsa sp. DLM2.Bin57 includes the following:
- a CDS encoding YbjN domain-containing protein encodes MTTEELNIDNILDDEEDTNPISCKDTIETVISSMEQNDSAMVKQTEDGYLWKFQYGTVEVFVQLTGETEEDLLTVWSTVLKLPANNEPELMRHLLEMNWSGTFETCFSIFNDSIVLSVQRTIADLNPGEISRAITLVATIADDNDELLQAKYGSQ; translated from the coding sequence ATGACGACAGAAGAACTCAATATAGATAATATCTTAGATGACGAGGAAGATACTAACCCCATTAGTTGTAAAGACACCATTGAAACTGTGATTAGCAGTATGGAACAAAATGACAGTGCGATGGTAAAACAAACAGAAGATGGTTATCTGTGGAAATTCCAGTATGGTACAGTGGAAGTCTTTGTCCAGTTAACGGGAGAAACCGAGGAAGATTTACTAACAGTTTGGTCAACTGTGTTAAAATTACCCGCTAATAATGAACCAGAATTAATGCGTCATTTGTTAGAGATGAATTGGTCGGGAACTTTTGAGACTTGTTTTAGTATATTTAATGATAGTATAGTACTTTCAGTTCAACGCACTATAGCTGATTTAAACCCAGGGGAAATTTCTCGCGCTATTACCTTAGTAGCAACTATCGCTGACGATAATGACGAACTTCTCCAAGCCAAGTATGGCAGCCAATAA